The Streptomyces pactum genome contains a region encoding:
- a CDS encoding exopolysaccharide biosynthesis polyprenyl glycosylphosphotransferase, producing the protein MTAERTVPSLGVTPRDHELSSVSVMPPLGTATGSRSPAPRSPARPASPLPLIAADAVAALLGTLALTDAQRHPLLIALLVAASLLLRPRDRRPPVPGLLEELPAVCGRIAVAWLASAALWAAYRPEHALSADTVLTGLALQATAGCVLRAAVHGRRRAALLRHPRAALVIGPAATAQRVADAVLRHPPCGVRPVGIVAEQPDGTERIPVLRTVEEIERAVIQNGVRAVLAVHPSVRAERGPLLRTLAESGCVIWEIDADSPSYATGQRLAGFPCRRLVLSPTRRGGVGKRMLDILAAGTLLLMAGPLLLACATALRLSDGPGVVFRQERVGRNGKPFILLKFRTHRPVDEHESATRWSVANENEMRGFCRMLRRTSLDELLQLWNVLRGDMSLVGPRPERPYFVTQFSQTYPGYAARHRMQTGITGLAQVHGLRGDTSIEDRCRFDNAYIDDWSLWLDICILWRTAATLVRPTGS; encoded by the coding sequence GTGACTGCCGAACGTACCGTGCCCTCCCTGGGCGTAACGCCACGGGACCACGAACTCTCGTCCGTCTCCGTCATGCCGCCGCTCGGCACCGCCACCGGTTCCCGGTCCCCCGCCCCGCGGTCCCCGGCCCGGCCGGCTTCGCCCCTCCCGCTGATCGCCGCGGACGCCGTCGCCGCGCTGCTGGGCACGCTGGCGCTCACCGACGCCCAGCGCCACCCGCTGCTCATCGCCCTGCTTGTCGCCGCATCGCTGCTGCTGCGTCCGCGGGACAGGCGGCCGCCGGTGCCGGGGCTGCTGGAGGAACTGCCCGCCGTGTGCGGGCGCATCGCCGTCGCCTGGCTGGCGTCCGCCGCGCTCTGGGCGGCGTACCGGCCCGAGCACGCACTGTCCGCCGACACCGTGCTGACGGGCCTCGCCCTGCAGGCGACGGCCGGCTGTGTGCTGCGGGCGGCCGTGCACGGACGGCGGCGCGCCGCACTGCTGCGCCACCCGCGCGCCGCACTCGTCATCGGCCCGGCCGCGACCGCGCAGCGCGTCGCCGACGCCGTGCTGCGCCATCCACCGTGCGGCGTGCGCCCGGTGGGGATCGTCGCCGAGCAGCCGGACGGCACCGAGAGGATCCCGGTGCTGCGGACGGTCGAGGAGATCGAGCGGGCGGTCATCCAGAACGGGGTGCGGGCGGTGCTGGCCGTTCACCCCTCGGTACGCGCCGAACGGGGGCCGCTGCTGCGCACGCTGGCCGAGTCGGGCTGCGTGATCTGGGAGATCGACGCCGACTCCCCGTCGTACGCCACGGGGCAGCGGCTGGCCGGGTTCCCCTGCCGGCGTCTGGTCCTGTCCCCGACGCGGCGCGGCGGCGTCGGCAAGCGGATGCTCGACATCCTCGCTGCGGGGACGCTGCTGCTGATGGCCGGCCCGCTGCTGCTCGCGTGTGCGACGGCGCTGCGACTCAGTGACGGCCCGGGCGTGGTGTTCCGGCAGGAGCGCGTCGGCAGGAACGGGAAGCCGTTCATACTGCTGAAGTTCCGTACCCACCGTCCGGTCGACGAGCACGAGTCGGCGACCCGGTGGAGCGTCGCCAACGAGAACGAGATGCGCGGGTTCTGCCGTATGTTGCGGCGCACCTCGCTCGACGAGCTGCTCCAGCTCTGGAACGTGCTCCGGGGCGACATGAGCCTGGTCGGGCCGCGGCCCGAACGCCCCTACTTCGTGACGCAGTTCAGCCAGACCTACCCCGGTTACGCGGCCCGCCACCGCATGCAGACCGGCATCACCGGCCTCGCCCAGGTCCACGGGTTGCGCGGCGACACCTCGATCGAGGACCGCTGCCGGTTCGACAACGCCTACATCGACGACTGGTCCCTGTGGCTGGACATCTGCATCCTGTGGCGCACCGCGGCCACGCTGGTCCGTCCGACGGGAAGCTGA
- a CDS encoding glycosyltransferase family 4 protein has protein sequence MALSPPGRRPRVLHITQPVDGGVARVVTDLVREQRTHGLDVAVACPDSALTTRLRALGAQVRHWQATRSPGPSLVREVRQLARLIDQVRPDVVHAHSAKAGLAGRLAVRGRIPTVFQPHAWSFEAAGEGTAALALVWERWAARWATRVVCVSKAERETGVHAGISGRWTVVPNGIDPEHYHPAAAGTVRAGLAPLAGVDPAVPLAVCVGRLCRQKGQDVLLRAWDAVVRRVPGARLVLVGDGPDLDRLRRVAPGSVLFTGAVTEPSPWYQAADLVVLPSRWEGMALAPLEAMACGRPVVVTDVDGARESLPPSLTGRCLVRPEDPAELAEAVAGLLLDPPLREFLGDRGRRHVLSLHDVRHTAEQIADVYRDLLGTWSAARGACPSRGAEHGQPLGTGCGTEANRTTQHVESTQNRESIHS, from the coding sequence GTGGCCCTGTCGCCCCCCGGCCGTCGGCCGCGGGTCCTGCACATCACCCAACCGGTGGACGGCGGGGTCGCGCGCGTCGTGACGGACCTGGTCCGAGAACAGCGGACGCACGGCCTGGACGTCGCCGTGGCCTGCCCCGACAGCGCGCTCACCACCCGGCTGCGGGCGCTCGGCGCGCAGGTACGGCACTGGCAGGCGACGCGGTCGCCGGGTCCTTCGCTCGTGCGGGAGGTACGGCAGCTCGCGCGCCTGATCGACCAGGTGCGCCCCGACGTGGTGCACGCGCACAGCGCGAAGGCCGGGCTCGCCGGGCGGCTCGCAGTGCGCGGGCGGATTCCGACGGTCTTCCAGCCGCACGCCTGGTCGTTCGAGGCGGCCGGCGAGGGCACCGCCGCCCTCGCGCTCGTGTGGGAGCGGTGGGCGGCCCGCTGGGCCACGCGGGTGGTGTGCGTGAGCAAGGCCGAACGCGAGACCGGCGTGCACGCCGGGATCTCCGGCCGGTGGACCGTCGTCCCCAACGGCATCGATCCCGAGCACTACCACCCGGCCGCCGCCGGCACCGTACGGGCCGGGCTCGCTCCGTTGGCCGGCGTCGACCCGGCGGTGCCGCTGGCGGTCTGTGTGGGACGGCTGTGCCGGCAGAAGGGGCAGGACGTCCTGCTGCGGGCGTGGGACGCCGTAGTGCGCAGGGTGCCCGGCGCCCGCCTCGTCCTGGTCGGCGACGGACCGGACCTCGACCGGCTGCGCCGGGTCGCCCCCGGGTCCGTGCTGTTCACGGGAGCCGTCACCGAACCCTCCCCCTGGTACCAGGCCGCCGACCTCGTCGTCCTGCCGTCTCGCTGGGAGGGCATGGCGCTGGCCCCGCTGGAGGCGATGGCCTGCGGACGGCCCGTGGTGGTCACGGACGTCGACGGCGCCCGCGAGAGCCTGCCGCCTTCCCTCACCGGGCGGTGCCTGGTCCGGCCGGAGGACCCGGCGGAGCTGGCCGAGGCCGTCGCCGGACTGCTGCTCGACCCGCCGCTGCGCGAGTTCCTCGGCGACCGGGGCCGCCGGCACGTGCTGTCCCTCCACGACGTACGGCACACCGCCGAGCAGATCGCGGACGTCTACCGCGACCTGCTCGGCACCTGGTCCGCCGCACGAGGGGCGTGCCCGTCCCGCGGCGCCGAGCATGGTCAGCCGCTCGGCACGGGCTGTGGCACCGAGGCGAACCGGACAACACAGCACGTCGAGTCCACCCAGAACAGGGAGTCCATCCACTCGTGA
- a CDS encoding tyrosinase family oxidase copper chaperone, translating to MVISSGDVPVGAEEAAPAPALPGPEGRTRRDVARGLRACALVAALTPVVAASRPPRSRSVPTDAPGGPDFDQTYRGRRVRGVWIPARGAAGGGRWHVTVDGRPLHLMRRADGTWLSMVDHYCSYPTALDTARAAVDALGPGQRLRAAPASAPLGQGHPHEGGRHGVRA from the coding sequence ATGGTCATCAGCAGTGGCGACGTACCGGTGGGGGCGGAGGAGGCGGCACCGGCCCCGGCGCTGCCCGGACCGGAGGGCAGAACACGGCGGGACGTGGCGCGCGGTCTGCGCGCCTGTGCGCTTGTCGCCGCCCTGACTCCGGTGGTCGCCGCATCCCGGCCGCCACGCTCCCGGTCCGTGCCCACGGACGCTCCCGGCGGTCCCGACTTCGACCAGACCTACCGCGGCCGCCGCGTCCGAGGTGTGTGGATCCCCGCGCGCGGCGCAGCCGGTGGCGGCCGGTGGCACGTCACTGTCGACGGGCGCCCCCTGCACCTGATGCGCCGCGCCGACGGCACCTGGCTGAGCATGGTCGACCACTACTGCTCGTACCCGACAGCGCTCGACACCGCCCGCGCCGCCGTCGACGCGCTCGGCCCGGGGCAGCGGCTGCGGGCCGCCCCGGCTTCGGCGCCGCTGGGCCAGGGGCACCCGCACGAGGGGGGCCGGCATGGCGTACGTGCGTAA
- a CDS encoding tyrosinase family protein, translating to MAYVRKDAGTLTGAERRRFVKALLELKRRGEYDEFVRMHVDHYSSDGERGLRTAHLAPSFLPWHRRFLLDLENALRRVDSSVTVPYWDWTRDRTTTSAPWTADLLGGNGRRSDLRVTTGPFAHREGNWTIRVGVTEGEFLTRDLGRRRAPIDLPTKSDLEWALKDTAYDVSPWDSTVTRGFRNKLEGWGTGRGSASWRNHNRVHRWVGGEMLTATSVNDPVFWLHHAFVDLQWYRWQRRHRGAAYLPATPPGRGDDQHGRVVARHEKLPPWGVTPGELENVDRIYRYA from the coding sequence ATGGCGTACGTGCGTAAGGACGCCGGCACGCTCACGGGGGCCGAGAGGCGCAGATTCGTCAAGGCGCTGCTGGAGCTCAAACGGCGCGGCGAGTACGACGAGTTCGTGCGGATGCACGTCGACCACTACTCCTCCGACGGCGAGCGCGGACTGCGCACCGCGCACCTGGCGCCGTCCTTCCTGCCTTGGCACCGCCGGTTCCTGCTCGACCTGGAGAACGCTCTGCGCCGGGTGGATTCCTCGGTGACCGTCCCGTACTGGGACTGGACCCGCGATCGCACGACGACCTCCGCCCCGTGGACGGCGGATCTCCTCGGCGGCAACGGGCGCCGCTCCGACCTCCGGGTGACGACCGGTCCGTTCGCCCACCGGGAGGGCAACTGGACCATCAGGGTGGGCGTGACCGAGGGCGAGTTCCTCACCCGGGACCTCGGCAGGCGACGCGCCCCGATCGACCTGCCCACGAAGAGCGATCTGGAGTGGGCGCTGAAGGACACCGCCTACGACGTGTCGCCCTGGGACTCGACGGTCACCCGGGGCTTCCGCAACAAACTCGAGGGCTGGGGCACCGGCCGGGGCAGCGCCTCATGGCGCAACCACAACCGGGTGCACCGCTGGGTCGGCGGAGAGATGCTCACAGCCACCTCCGTCAACGACCCCGTCTTCTGGCTGCACCACGCTTTCGTCGACCTGCAGTGGTACCGCTGGCAGCGCCGGCACCGCGGCGCCGCCTACCTTCCCGCGACACCGCCGGGCCGCGGCGACGATCAGCACGGCCGGGTCGTGGCACGGCACGAGAAGCTGCCGCCGTGGGGCGTGACACCGGGCGAGCTGGAGAACGTCGACCGGATCTACCGGTACGCATGA
- a CDS encoding alpha/beta fold hydrolase, with product MRTAVTDTQELTAERSRPVAAPPERVEERGLVVDGFAYDCRIVHQRAPRTEPLLLLGGSSQNKYSWQGHEKYLAPLCTLITMDLPGYGTADFLPARYGIDFLASAVKHMLVEIKMPRVNLFGGCFGEVVGLRFAQLYPEFVSRIIFCGAAKRLPEIYTAAVPRLSHALERGRIEEAADGLVRLFMSNPSAGRVRKHAAVSRLLQRQFLDQTPDEITKAVEHNTRLLTHGCYQPLPVPDVPSLVFTGEYDTLCTPQMGRELAAAMPAARFTTIKEADHLVTVERRQESADLIGRFCTDDPIDDLPYCTPMESPRTGPVAAAGCR from the coding sequence ATGCGCACTGCCGTCACCGACACCCAGGAACTCACCGCAGAGCGCTCCCGGCCTGTTGCCGCACCGCCGGAACGCGTGGAGGAACGCGGCCTCGTTGTCGACGGTTTCGCGTACGACTGCCGCATTGTCCATCAGCGTGCGCCGCGGACGGAACCGCTGTTGCTTCTCGGCGGCTCGTCCCAGAACAAGTACTCATGGCAGGGTCACGAGAAGTACCTGGCACCGCTGTGCACGTTGATCACGATGGATCTTCCCGGCTACGGCACCGCGGACTTCCTGCCCGCTCGATACGGCATCGACTTCCTCGCCTCCGCGGTCAAGCACATGCTGGTGGAGATCAAAATGCCGCGAGTGAACCTCTTCGGCGGCTGCTTCGGTGAGGTCGTCGGCCTCCGCTTCGCGCAGCTCTACCCCGAGTTCGTCAGTCGCATCATCTTCTGCGGCGCGGCGAAGCGCCTTCCCGAGATCTACACCGCCGCCGTACCGCGCCTGTCGCACGCACTCGAACGCGGCAGGATCGAAGAGGCCGCCGACGGGCTGGTGCGGTTGTTCATGTCGAACCCGAGCGCCGGTCGGGTTCGCAAGCACGCGGCCGTGTCGCGTCTCCTCCAGCGGCAGTTCCTGGACCAGACGCCGGATGAGATCACGAAGGCGGTCGAGCACAACACGAGGCTTTTGACGCACGGTTGCTACCAGCCTCTGCCCGTCCCCGACGTGCCGTCCCTGGTGTTCACCGGAGAGTACGACACCCTGTGCACCCCGCAGATGGGCCGCGAGCTCGCCGCGGCGATGCCCGCAGCGCGGTTCACGACCATCAAAGAGGCCGACCACCTGGTCACGGTCGAACGCAGGCAGGAGTCCGCGGACCTGATCGGCCGGTTCTGCACGGACGACCCCATCGACGATCTGCCGTACTGCACCCCGATGGAGTCACCGCGCACAGGCCCTGTCGCGGCGGCGGGGTGTCGCTGA
- a CDS encoding dynamin family protein gives MVTLDVRPQLLDALSALRDRVAAARFPLPLAGAPRARANRDELLAQLDDYLVPRLKEPEAPLLAVVGGSTGAGKSTLVNSLVGRRVSEAGVLRPTTRTPVLVCHPEDHHWFSGMRVLPDLTRVWVPHREPDDDLLLPGENPARVLRVETAETLPPGIALLDAPDIDSLVADNRVLAAELLCAADIWVMVTTAARYADAVPWHLLRTAKEYDATLVTVLDRVPHQVVSEVSRQYGALLTKAGLGEVPRFTVPELPESAWGGGLLPASAVAPLRSWLVHRAQDLDARHHAMARTAHGILDSLKSRMPELAGAAAAQYAAALRLTAAVDGAYDGEHARVRGRLQAGAVLAGDALKRWRAFPLDCSPEELLDSLVESLSALLLCAVTAADERVDEVWQREPAGAAPELVHRDPAPESAEHRIGMAVRRWRRELEEYAEEEVRELDRNLAPDPAVVAALVATVLLGGRRARVAGERLAERIGARGALRLRDRGGRLLDEHVDRVVHVERERRLAPLDGLEVHPEPQAELIAALSVLQKER, from the coding sequence GTGGTGACCTTGGACGTACGGCCTCAGCTGCTCGACGCACTCTCCGCCCTGCGCGACCGTGTCGCGGCCGCACGCTTCCCGCTGCCCCTGGCGGGGGCCCCACGCGCGCGTGCCAACCGCGACGAACTGCTCGCACAGCTCGACGACTACTTGGTGCCCCGGTTGAAGGAGCCCGAAGCGCCCTTGCTGGCCGTGGTGGGCGGCTCCACCGGCGCCGGGAAGTCCACGCTGGTGAACTCCCTCGTGGGGCGGCGGGTCAGCGAGGCGGGGGTGCTGCGGCCCACGACCCGGACGCCGGTGCTGGTGTGCCATCCGGAGGACCACCACTGGTTCAGCGGCATGCGGGTGCTGCCCGACCTCACGCGCGTGTGGGTGCCCCACCGGGAACCGGACGACGACCTGCTCCTGCCGGGCGAGAACCCCGCGCGCGTACTGCGCGTCGAGACCGCCGAGACCCTGCCGCCCGGCATCGCCCTCCTGGACGCGCCCGACATCGACTCCCTCGTCGCCGACAACCGCGTCCTGGCGGCCGAACTGCTCTGCGCCGCCGACATCTGGGTGATGGTCACCACAGCCGCCCGGTACGCCGACGCCGTGCCCTGGCACCTGCTGCGCACCGCCAAGGAGTACGACGCCACCCTGGTCACCGTGCTCGACCGGGTGCCCCACCAGGTGGTGTCGGAGGTGTCGCGGCAGTACGGGGCGCTGCTCACCAAGGCCGGGCTCGGCGAGGTGCCCCGCTTCACCGTGCCCGAGCTGCCGGAGTCGGCCTGGGGCGGCGGGCTGCTGCCGGCCAGCGCGGTGGCGCCGCTGCGGTCCTGGCTCGTGCACCGCGCGCAGGATCTCGACGCCCGCCACCACGCCATGGCCCGTACGGCGCACGGCATCCTGGACTCCCTCAAGTCCAGGATGCCCGAGCTGGCCGGCGCCGCCGCCGCGCAGTACGCCGCCGCGCTGCGCCTCACCGCCGCGGTCGACGGCGCGTACGACGGCGAGCACGCGCGCGTGCGGGGGCGGTTGCAGGCGGGTGCCGTGCTCGCCGGGGACGCGCTGAAGCGGTGGCGGGCCTTCCCCCTCGACTGCTCCCCCGAGGAACTCCTCGACTCGCTGGTGGAGAGCCTGAGCGCCCTGCTGCTGTGCGCCGTCACCGCCGCCGACGAACGCGTCGACGAGGTCTGGCAGCGCGAACCGGCGGGCGCCGCCCCGGAACTCGTGCACCGCGACCCGGCGCCGGAAAGCGCCGAGCACCGCATCGGGATGGCCGTACGGCGGTGGCGCCGGGAGCTGGAGGAGTACGCCGAGGAGGAGGTGCGCGAGCTCGACCGGAACCTGGCACCGGACCCGGCGGTGGTCGCCGCCCTGGTCGCCACCGTCCTGCTGGGCGGGCGGCGGGCGCGCGTCGCCGGGGAGCGGCTCGCCGAGCGGATCGGCGCCCGCGGCGCGCTGCGGCTGCGCGACCGGGGCGGGCGGCTGCTCGACGAACACGTGGACCGGGTCGTGCACGTCGAGCGTGAACGCCGACTAGCGCCGCTCGACGGGCTGGAGGTCCATCCCGAGCCGCAGGCCGAACTCATCGCCGCGCTTTCCGTACTGCAGAAGGAGAGGTGA
- a CDS encoding YfjP family GTPase: MTAVTDQDHTEHTDQTREEAEPADPADPAGPADRAGRTADPDGRADRDGRPGRTGSGDGRGPEQGTEQDTSTRSDGSPARVPYGGSSRRTDGDRGTDRDRDRDRDRERNRDRDGRPNREGDRGRDRDRGGERGRDRDRGGERGRDRDRGCERGKRTEAGERTKGTAGGTSGAGSGGGEEGVWGDGLIARRVDENSGAEQFTVVPSRPASSSALMPLAYDGHLRSRLDALRELVGLSRTRLDSGTLAEAGRVLDEAAARRRLSGQHTVVAIAGATGSGKSQLFNTLAGVAISETGVRRPTTAAPIACSWSDGAASLLDRLGIPGRLRRRPLGHPDAESPLRGLVLIDLPDHDSAAVQHREQVDRILALVDAVVWVVDPEKYADAVLHERYLRPMAGHAEVTFVVLNQVDRLPGEAAEQVLDDLRRLLDEDGIALGEYGEPGATVLALSALTGDGVGELREVLGQFVAERQAPARRIAADVDAAAWRLRPVYVTGRRTGLSEEARDEFADRLADAVGATAAGEAAERAWLRNANRACGTPWLRLWRWYHDRREPATGRLPLRAQADEEATARQRVEQAVRTVSDRASAGLPAPWAQALREAAVRGAQGLPEALDELTVRTGLPPGRPPRPGWWPVAVLAQASMTLLQVVGGLWLLGQIVGFLPPNLGVPVLLMVAGIVGGPLIEWSCRIAARGPARRYGHEAERLLREAAAGCGRARVLDPLAAELLRYREVREQYGRVTGAGAAAR, encoded by the coding sequence GTGACCGCCGTCACTGACCAGGACCACACCGAGCACACCGACCAGACGAGGGAGGAGGCGGAACCGGCGGACCCGGCGGACCCGGCGGGCCCGGCAGACCGGGCAGGCAGAACGGCAGACCCGGACGGCCGGGCAGACCGGGACGGCCGGCCGGGCCGTACGGGCTCCGGGGACGGCCGGGGCCCGGAGCAGGGCACCGAGCAGGACACGAGTACACGCTCGGATGGCTCCCCCGCGCGTGTGCCGTACGGCGGGTCGTCCCGCCGTACGGACGGAGACCGGGGCACGGACCGGGACCGGGACCGAGATCGAGATCGAGAGAGGAACCGTGACCGGGACGGGCGCCCGAACCGCGAGGGCGACCGGGGCCGCGACCGCGACCGCGGGGGCGAGCGGGGCCGGGACCGCGACCGCGGGGGCGAGCGGGGCCGGGACCGGGACCGCGGGTGCGAGCGGGGGAAGCGGACGGAAGCCGGCGAGCGTACGAAGGGCACGGCCGGCGGCACGTCCGGGGCCGGGTCCGGGGGCGGGGAGGAGGGCGTCTGGGGCGACGGGCTGATCGCGCGGCGGGTGGACGAGAACAGCGGGGCCGAGCAGTTCACCGTCGTGCCGAGCAGGCCCGCCAGTTCCTCGGCCCTGATGCCGCTGGCGTACGACGGGCACCTCAGGTCGCGGCTCGACGCGCTGCGCGAGCTGGTGGGGCTCTCCCGTACCCGGCTCGACAGCGGGACACTGGCCGAGGCGGGCCGGGTCCTCGACGAGGCCGCCGCGCGGCGCCGGCTCTCCGGCCAGCACACGGTGGTGGCCATCGCGGGCGCGACCGGCAGCGGCAAGTCGCAGCTCTTCAACACGCTCGCCGGGGTGGCGATCTCCGAGACGGGCGTCCGCCGGCCGACCACCGCGGCGCCCATCGCGTGCAGTTGGAGCGACGGCGCGGCCAGTCTCCTGGACCGCCTCGGCATCCCCGGCCGGCTGCGCCGCCGCCCGCTGGGGCATCCGGACGCCGAGTCACCGCTGCGCGGACTGGTCCTGATCGACCTGCCCGACCACGACTCGGCGGCCGTGCAGCACCGTGAGCAGGTGGACCGCATCCTGGCGCTCGTCGACGCCGTCGTCTGGGTCGTCGATCCGGAGAAGTACGCCGACGCCGTGCTCCACGAGCGCTATCTGAGGCCGATGGCAGGCCACGCGGAGGTCACCTTCGTCGTCCTCAACCAGGTCGACCGGCTGCCCGGGGAGGCCGCCGAGCAGGTCCTCGACGACCTGCGGCGCCTGCTCGACGAGGACGGCATCGCGCTGGGGGAGTACGGCGAACCCGGCGCCACCGTGCTGGCCCTGTCCGCGCTCACCGGGGACGGCGTCGGCGAACTGCGCGAGGTGCTCGGCCAGTTCGTCGCCGAGCGGCAGGCCCCGGCGCGGCGTATCGCGGCTGACGTGGACGCCGCCGCCTGGCGCCTGCGTCCCGTGTACGTCACCGGGCGGCGGACCGGGCTCAGCGAGGAGGCCCGGGACGAGTTCGCGGACCGGCTCGCGGACGCGGTGGGTGCCACCGCGGCGGGCGAGGCGGCCGAACGGGCCTGGCTGCGCAACGCCAACCGCGCGTGCGGCACGCCCTGGCTGCGGCTGTGGCGCTGGTACCACGACCGGCGCGAACCCGCCACGGGACGCCTCCCGCTGCGCGCCCAGGCGGACGAGGAGGCCACGGCCCGTCAGCGCGTCGAGCAGGCGGTGCGTACGGTGTCCGACCGCGCGTCGGCCGGGCTGCCGGCCCCCTGGGCGCAGGCGCTGCGCGAGGCTGCCGTCCGCGGCGCCCAGGGGCTGCCCGAGGCCCTGGACGAACTGACGGTGCGCACGGGGCTGCCGCCGGGCCGGCCGCCGCGACCGGGCTGGTGGCCGGTGGCCGTGCTGGCCCAGGCGTCCATGACCCTGCTGCAAGTGGTGGGCGGCCTGTGGCTGCTGGGCCAGATCGTCGGCTTCCTGCCGCCGAACCTGGGCGTGCCGGTGCTGCTGATGGTGGCCGGCATCGTCGGCGGCCCCCTCATCGAGTGGAGCTGCCGCATCGCCGCACGCGGACCGGCGCGGCGCTACGGCCACGAGGCGGAACGCCTGCTGCGGGAGGCGGCCGCCGGGTGCGGCCGGGCCAGGGTGCTGGATCCGCTGGCGGCGGAACTGCTGCGGTACCGGGAAGTGCGGGAGCAGTACGGGCGCGTCACGGGGGCGGGGGCGGCGGCGAGGTAG
- a CDS encoding single-stranded DNA-binding protein, with amino-acid sequence MNETMICAVGNVATQPVFRELANGPSARFRLAVTARYWDREKSAWTDGHTNFFTVWANRQLAANASASLAVGEPVIVQGRLKVRTDSREGQNRTSADIDAVAIGHDLARGTAAFRRTGRAETAASPPQPEPNWETAAGEPGDAESTGQRSEPAAAVA; translated from the coding sequence ATGAACGAGACGATGATCTGCGCCGTGGGCAACGTGGCCACACAGCCGGTCTTCCGGGAGCTGGCGAACGGGCCGTCGGCGCGGTTCCGGCTGGCGGTCACCGCGCGCTACTGGGACCGCGAGAAGAGCGCGTGGACGGACGGCCACACCAACTTCTTCACGGTCTGGGCCAACCGGCAGCTCGCCGCCAACGCCTCGGCGTCCCTGGCCGTGGGCGAACCCGTCATCGTCCAGGGCCGGCTGAAGGTGCGCACGGACTCGCGCGAGGGGCAGAACCGGACCTCGGCGGACATCGACGCGGTGGCGATCGGCCACGACCTCGCGCGCGGCACGGCGGCGTTCCGGCGCACCGGCAGGGCGGAGACGGCGGCCTCCCCACCGCAGCCGGAGCCCAACTGGGAGACGGCGGCGGGGGAGCCGGGCGACGCGGAGTCCACCGGACAGCGGTCGGAACCCGCCGCCGCGGTGGCATGA
- a CDS encoding Cys-Gln thioester bond-forming surface protein gives MFSSLTASSLPGRGAARLATTALVSALAAAGVVAGAGPAAAAQDAAARGQGGATATIGGLKTHGTAVIHGEGGDQEVPAGLFEMSVEGGGMLQTYCVDIQNPTQKDAKYHETPWSGTSLGTNKDAGRIRWILQNSYPQVNDLAALAKKAGVRGGLTEQDAAAGTQVAIWRYSDDTDVDAVDPQAERLADYLEKNARDLAEPAASLTLDPPAVSGRPGERLGPVTVRTNAGGATVTPPVDATAGGVRIVDKKGEPVTSVTNGTQIFFDVPEEAAAGTAELAVQASTTVPVGRAFASESRSQTQILAGSSESTVVATATAGWAGQGAIPALSARKNCAEGALDITALNKGDEPFTFELLGTEYTIAAGETRTVTVPLPEDRAYDFTVRGPAGFEQRFSGVLDCRTRSAALADTTRPLGEPAPTTVVAPSPTPNTNLAETGSSGVTPLIGGAAIGLVVIGGAVLLFLRRKNEQ, from the coding sequence GTGTTTTCTTCGCTCACCGCGTCGTCTCTGCCCGGCCGAGGCGCGGCGCGTCTCGCCACCACTGCGCTGGTGTCCGCGCTCGCCGCGGCGGGCGTGGTGGCCGGTGCCGGTCCGGCAGCCGCCGCCCAGGACGCGGCGGCGCGGGGCCAGGGCGGAGCGACCGCCACCATAGGCGGCCTCAAGACACACGGCACCGCGGTCATCCACGGGGAGGGCGGCGACCAGGAGGTGCCGGCCGGCCTGTTCGAGATGTCCGTCGAGGGCGGCGGCATGCTGCAGACGTACTGCGTCGACATCCAGAACCCGACGCAGAAGGACGCCAAGTACCACGAGACCCCGTGGAGCGGCACGTCGCTGGGCACCAACAAGGACGCCGGCCGTATCCGCTGGATCCTGCAGAACTCCTACCCCCAGGTCAACGACCTGGCCGCGCTCGCCAAGAAGGCGGGCGTCCGCGGCGGGCTCACCGAGCAGGACGCGGCGGCAGGCACGCAGGTCGCCATCTGGCGCTACTCGGACGACACCGACGTCGACGCCGTCGACCCCCAGGCCGAGCGGCTCGCCGACTACCTGGAGAAGAACGCCCGCGACCTCGCGGAACCCGCGGCCTCCCTCACCCTGGACCCGCCCGCGGTCTCCGGCCGCCCCGGTGAGCGGCTCGGTCCGGTGACGGTGCGCACCAACGCCGGCGGGGCGACGGTCACGCCCCCGGTGGACGCCACCGCGGGCGGCGTGCGGATCGTCGACAAGAAGGGCGAGCCCGTCACCTCCGTCACCAACGGCACCCAGATCTTCTTCGACGTGCCCGAGGAAGCGGCGGCCGGCACCGCGGAACTGGCGGTCCAGGCCTCGACCACCGTCCCGGTCGGCCGCGCCTTCGCCTCCGAGAGCCGCAGCCAGACCCAGATCCTGGCCGGCTCCAGCGAGTCCACGGTCGTCGCGACGGCGACCGCCGGTTGGGCCGGACAGGGCGCGATACCCGCCCTGTCCGCGAGGAAGAACTGTGCCGAGGGCGCGCTGGACATCACCGCGCTCAACAAGGGCGACGAGCCCTTCACCTTCGAACTCCTGGGCACCGAGTACACCATCGCGGCCGGCGAGACCCGGACGGTGACGGTCCCGCTGCCCGAGGACCGCGCCTACGACTTCACCGTCCGCGGCCCGGCCGGCTTCGAGCAGCGCTTCTCCGGCGTCCTCGACTGCCGCACCCGGAGCGCCGCACTGGCCGACACCACCCGCCCCCTCGGCGAACCGGCCCCCACCACGGTCGTCGCCCCCAGCCCCACCCCGAACACCAACCTCGCCGAAACCGGCAGCTCCGGAGTGACCCCACTGATCGGCGGCGCGGCCATCGGCCTGGTCGTGATCGGCGGCGCGGTCCTGCTGTTCCTCCGCAGGAAGAACGAACAGTGA